TTGGTCCTGGTAGAAGGCCGCTGACTCCTGGTCCAGGGGCAGCAGCAGCCGCTCCAGCGAGCCCAGGGCGCGCGAGTGCAAGGTGTGGGCGTGGGCGGCGGCCTCGGCGTGGGGGTGCATCTCGTGGATGGCGGAGTGGATGACGAAAGCGCTCGGGTTGACCTTGTGCTTTCCTTCCACGACCACCCCGGCGCTGTCGACGCAGATCAGGTCCTGCACGGTCACCAGCTTGAACGAGACCCCGAACGGGTTCACCCAGAAGCGGTCGCGGTGCTCGGGGTCGCGCACGGAGATGTGCCCGGCGATCCCCTCTCCGAAGCCGAGCCGGCCGAAGATCCGCAAGGCCGCGGCCAGGCGCAGCTTGCGGTGCTCGCGCTCCTGCTGATGAGTGGCGAAAACCGGAGCGGAGGGCAGCGGAAGACCCGTGTGCGTGTCGGCCAGAAACGCCTGCTCCTCAGACTTGGTCATAGTCATGCCGGTGCTCCTTGAATGGTGGCCGCCGACGCCTGCGGGCCGAGGCGTTCTGGCGGAGCGGTCCGGCTGCGGATCGCCAGGTCGCGCGCGATGTCCACCGCGCGGTCGACCAACGACTGCACGCCGAAAGTGAAGAACAACGAACCCGAGGCCGGATCGCCCAGCGTGTAGAGCCGGGACGGCGACCCATCCGGGCGCCGGGCCCTGCTGTCAGCCCGGTCAGTGACCAGCCCGCCGTGGCGATGGCGTAGCGCCAGCCCGTGCTGGACCAGCGAGTCCGTCAGGTCGGCAGCGCCGAGGGAGTACCCCCGAACTCGCGCGTTCACCGCGCTGACCACGACGTCGGTGCTCTCGACCCGGCCGTCGACGGTCACGTCGAAGTGCGAGCCGCCGGCGCCTGGCCGGATGTCCTGCAGACCGGGCTCGACGCTCAGCTGTCCGTTGTCGGCCAACTCCAGCAGAAGACTGGCGCTGGTCGGGGGCATCGGGCAGCACAGGCTCATGATGATGCGGTAATGGCTGCTGAGCATGAGCTCCTGCTCGTCGCTGCTCAGGTACGGCCAGATGTCAGGGCCCACCTCAGGCACGGCTTGCTGGATCAGGCGAAGCGCCACAGAGGTGTCGTCCACCAGACTCAGATGCCGGCGTAGCCGGCTGATCCCGGACTCGTCGCGCACACCTGTTATCTCTTTGAGCAACTCGGTCGGATCCTCGCCCCAGTGCGCCAGCTCCTTCGACATCAGGTCGATGACGTCGGCGATGTGCAGCTGGCCCATGGAGGATTGCCGGAGCTCAGTGAGGGCCTCGGTGGTGAAGTGGCGCATCTCGAGGGTGACCGCGCGCTGACGCACCCCGGGGAGGGAGCCCGAGCGTGACAGCAGGCGAATGGGCCCCCGGT
The sequence above is drawn from the Jatrophihabitans sp. genome and encodes:
- a CDS encoding class II aldolase/adducin family protein, whose product is MTMTKSEEQAFLADTHTGLPLPSAPVFATHQQEREHRKLRLAAALRIFGRLGFGEGIAGHISVRDPEHRDRFWVNPFGVSFKLVTVQDLICVDSAGVVVEGKHKVNPSAFVIHSAIHEMHPHAEAAAHAHTLHSRALGSLERLLLPLDQESAAFYQDQ
- a CDS encoding FAD/NAD(P)-binding protein, yielding MTGISISVVGAGASAVSFLAALDKRDDLDPGELFIYDPSRYLWRGRAYQPDDDCVRVNSVPTDMSVVADDPHHLMNWLQAREIMLEKSVLTDELSGSVFIPRAVYGDYLEQSARQALMSLGRRGWRVTFVRELVSEIRQLPDGRLAVQSADQTQVVDYAILATGAGTPTDVYGLAGAENFIADPYPVAHKLFELDDDSSVAVIGTGLTAVDVALGLRAKGHRGPIRLLSRSGSLPGVRQRAVTLEMRHFTTEALTELRQSSMGQLHIADVIDLMSKELAHWGEDPTELLKEITGVRDESGISRLRRHLSLVDDTSVALRLIQQAVPEVGPDIWPYLSSDEQELMLSSHYRIIMSLCCPMPPTSASLLLELADNGQLSVEPGLQDIRPGAGGSHFDVTVDGRVESTDVVVSAVNARVRGYSLGAADLTDSLVQHGLALRHRHGGLVTDRADSRARRPDGSPSRLYTLGDPASGSLFFTFGVQSLVDRAVDIARDLAIRSRTAPPERLGPQASAATIQGAPA